In Petrotoga sp. 9PW.55.5.1, a genomic segment contains:
- a CDS encoding S8 family serine peptidase, which yields MKKRFSIIVVLVVSLVFIISGCMNLNVPSNDGFNDNSTNSNLSRYNSYIPTFIELQGREYNDNELVVGYEEGKEEALDELLSKLKGVEIKEKIPELNAVLIELDTKVMDVNKAFEILKNKKVDGIRYIEPNFTDREIPVIKSGKDNVINKNNIINKQFSSNILVVDEIEADPFLEYQYALELLDAETAWDTATGEGVIVGLLDTGTDGTHPDLQGQLVDGYDPVSKSVLYANEDSDSQGHGTHTAGIIAAKRNNGEGISGLAPDAKIMPIRIFIPGYIGDFAVADGIVWAVDHGADVLSNSWGGGGYSNILKDAFDYALMNNVVVVASSGNDTTDQFWHYPSAYTGVIGVAASDARDEITSFSSRGEYVSVAAPGDNVISTIPKSLAEVEGVEEQPYAYWAGTSMACPYVSALAALLKEEYPDANVYQIKRMIEEGAEDIDKPGYDTAAGYGRINAANSLDLDPNDYEVGALRVVAKGALSEDFYLSGVNVTIEHKETGKRYYGKTNNYGYELFVGIEPGEYDIIIGGPEYLYAYAPNYRMKEELGYQDVVTVESVEYEPVNLLSEATVTTYTQEFETTKFEATLSTDLPFSGTLNVFLLDQDFYVVEAFDMKSYQTMIMNLLPYIEESGYYYLVYYYDGELPEADTIAKEDFEDGDLEHDFFNWVTGGDKEPVIETIDEATVLRFGDIDDNEQSWIETSFTLETVASLSFKVKVSSEANWDFFKLYIDGAEILSLSGEQDWMTYNFVLDHGPHTVRFAYEKDFIWSSGEDTAWLDDIVLAKPFGISGEITINNENVPVYRVISGPGMGFLDEYGGVGVPWTIF from the coding sequence ATGAAAAAGAGATTTTCAATAATAGTTGTTTTGGTTGTTTCTTTGGTTTTTATAATTTCAGGTTGTATGAATTTAAACGTGCCTTCTAATGATGGATTTAATGATAATTCAACAAATTCTAACTTATCACGTTACAATTCATATATTCCCACATTTATAGAACTTCAAGGTCGCGAATATAACGATAATGAATTAGTAGTTGGATATGAAGAAGGAAAAGAAGAAGCATTGGACGAATTACTTAGTAAACTCAAAGGAGTAGAAATTAAAGAAAAGATACCCGAACTTAATGCGGTTTTGATTGAATTAGATACCAAGGTTATGGATGTAAATAAAGCTTTTGAAATTCTTAAAAATAAGAAAGTAGACGGAATAAGATATATTGAACCAAATTTTACAGATAGAGAAATACCAGTTATTAAATCTGGAAAAGATAACGTTATAAATAAAAATAACATTATAAATAAACAATTTAGTTCTAATATTTTAGTAGTAGATGAAATAGAAGCAGACCCATTTTTAGAATATCAATATGCTTTAGAATTATTAGACGCTGAAACTGCATGGGATACTGCTACAGGGGAAGGTGTAATAGTTGGTTTATTAGACACTGGTACAGATGGAACTCATCCTGATTTACAAGGCCAATTAGTAGATGGATATGATCCTGTTTCGAAAAGTGTACTTTATGCTAATGAAGACTCCGATTCACAAGGTCACGGTACACACACAGCTGGAATAATAGCTGCTAAAAGAAATAATGGTGAAGGAATATCAGGATTAGCACCAGATGCTAAGATTATGCCTATAAGAATATTCATTCCAGGGTATATAGGTGACTTTGCAGTCGCTGACGGAATAGTATGGGCTGTAGATCACGGAGCAGACGTCTTATCAAACAGTTGGGGCGGCGGTGGCTATTCCAACATACTAAAAGATGCATTTGATTACGCTCTTATGAATAACGTAGTGGTTGTTGCTTCCTCTGGTAATGATACTACCGATCAATTCTGGCATTATCCCTCAGCATATACTGGAGTTATAGGAGTTGCTGCAAGTGACGCAAGAGATGAAATCACCAGCTTCTCTTCAAGAGGAGAATATGTATCAGTTGCTGCTCCAGGTGACAATGTAATTTCTACTATTCCAAAAAGTTTAGCCGAAGTTGAAGGCGTAGAAGAACAGCCTTATGCTTATTGGGCAGGTACTTCTATGGCATGTCCATACGTGTCTGCATTAGCTGCTTTATTGAAAGAAGAATATCCAGATGCCAATGTTTACCAAATAAAAAGGATGATAGAAGAGGGAGCAGAAGATATAGATAAACCTGGATACGATACTGCTGCTGGCTATGGAAGGATAAACGCTGCAAATTCTCTTGATCTTGATCCAAATGACTATGAAGTTGGAGCGTTACGGGTTGTAGCAAAAGGTGCATTAAGTGAAGATTTTTATTTGTCAGGAGTTAATGTTACTATAGAACATAAAGAAACAGGTAAAAGATATTACGGAAAGACCAACAATTATGGTTATGAATTATTTGTCGGTATTGAGCCCGGAGAATACGATATTATAATTGGAGGACCAGAATATCTATATGCATATGCACCAAATTACAGAATGAAAGAAGAATTGGGTTATCAAGATGTAGTTACTGTTGAATCAGTTGAATACGAACCTGTTAATCTTTTGTCTGAGGCAACAGTAACGACTTACACTCAAGAATTTGAAACGACTAAATTCGAAGCAACTTTAAGTACAGACTTACCATTTTCTGGTACTCTTAATGTATTCTTATTAGATCAAGATTTTTATGTTGTGGAAGCTTTTGATATGAAAAGTTATCAGACAATGATAATGAATTTATTACCTTATATAGAAGAAAGTGGTTATTATTATTTGGTTTATTATTATGATGGAGAACTTCCTGAAGCAGATACAATAGCAAAAGAAGATTTCGAAGATGGTGATTTAGAACATGATTTCTTTAACTGGGTAACTGGCGGAGATAAAGAACCTGTTATAGAAACAATTGATGAAGCTACAGTTTTAAGATTTGGTGATATAGACGATAATGAGCAAAGTTGGATAGAAACTTCATTTACTCTTGAAACTGTTGCTTCATTGTCGTTTAAGGTTAAAGTTTCTTCTGAGGCAAATTGGGATTTCTTTAAACTATACATTGATGGGGCGGAAATATTAAGTTTAAGTGGAGAACAAGATTGGATGACTTATAATTTTGTGTTGGATCATGGCCCTCATACCGTAAGGTTTGCTTATGAAAAAGATTTTATCTGGAGCTCTGGTGAAGATACTGCCTGGCTCGATGACATAGTATTAGCAAAGCCGTTTGGCATAAGTGGGGAGATAACAATAAATAACGAGAATGTCCCTGTTTATAGAGTAATAAGTGGACCAGGAATGGGTTTCTTAGACGAATATGGAGGAGTAGGAGTTCCTTGGACAATATTTTAA
- a CDS encoding protease complex subunit PrcB family protein yields the protein MSTTQVILIIAISALAIGSLFFFISPNTQNEIIPESEQLQEQVQEDIQKPEQLQTSKENYNFEEGEPMINYKIVDCYFKSQIPDMVIKQNNKIVTKIEEVPFVVCISAGEKRTGGYSLNLESIKHDNANNKILIKLFLKTPEKGEMVTQAFTYPSIGIEINEILKEGDWEIIVKIEQKNSQPIILTEKFSFLKL from the coding sequence ATGTCAACAACTCAAGTGATTTTAATAATTGCTATATCGGCATTGGCAATTGGATCATTATTTTTTTTCATTTCACCAAATACACAAAATGAAATAATTCCTGAAAGTGAACAACTTCAAGAACAGGTGCAGGAGGATATACAAAAGCCAGAACAACTGCAAACCTCTAAAGAAAATTACAACTTTGAAGAAGGAGAACCTATGATAAATTATAAAATTGTAGACTGTTATTTTAAATCTCAAATACCAGATATGGTAATAAAACAAAATAACAAAATAGTTACTAAAATAGAAGAAGTGCCATTTGTAGTTTGTATAAGTGCAGGAGAAAAAAGAACGGGAGGATACTCTCTAAATTTAGAAAGTATAAAACATGATAATGCAAACAACAAAATATTGATAAAGTTGTTCTTAAAAACACCAGAAAAAGGAGAAATGGTAACACAGGCATTCACATACCCATCAATAGGCATAGAAATCAACGAAATTTTAAAGGAAGGAGATTGGGAAATAATCGTAAAAATTGAACAAAAGAATAGCCAACCCATTATATTAACAGAAAAATTCAGTTTTTTAAAACTTTGA